The following DNA comes from Nocardioides sp. JQ2195.
CTCTGGAGCTTCCGGCGCTCCCGGCCAGTGCCCCGGCGCCCGCTCCGTCGAACCATCCGGCGACAGCGGCCGCCACCCGTGTCGAGCACGGAGCAGCGACCCGGGTGCAGACTGCTCCCTCGACACACCCGGCCCGACCCTCCGGCCCCTCGCGGCTTCCCGCGTTCCTGCTGTTGCTGGTCGGGGTGCTCAGCCTGCTCGGCGCCGGCTACCTGTTGCTCGCCTGAGCCGGCACGACTGCTGCTCGTCCGAGCCACCCACGCCCGTGGGCCGCCGGCGCGAACGCCCCTCGGATGGTCCCCGACCGGCGGAGCGGGCGGGCCCGTGGCGCGGTCGGTTCAGGATGACCGGCGGCGCAGCAACAGGCCGCCCAGGCCCAGGCAGACCAGCCCGAACGCACCGAGACCCAGCCCTGACAGGTGCCGTGCGTCGATCCAGCCGGAACCGTCGGGCTCGGGCGGCGGGTTCCCCGAGGCCGCACCGGACCGCACTCCTTCGCCGACCAGGAACGGTTTCTCGTCGACATACGTCGGCTTGCCGGCGACGTCTCCCTGGACCTCGACCGTGAGGGTGAACGCGACGTCGACGGTGGCTCGGTCCGAATAGGGTGTCTCCGCACGGACGGAGACGTAGTAGTCGCCCGGCAGGTAGGCGTTCAGGCCGTCGTAGCGATTGAGGTAGCGCACCGGGCCGACCCCGGAGGTCAGCTCCAGGGCCTCGTCCCCCGTGCTCCCGGACGAGGTCGTGTCGTCGAACGACGAGTCCACGTCCCGACGCATCGGGCTGTAGAGCTCCACCTCCAGGTCAGGCGCGAAGGGACTCATCTCCTCGAGCTCGGACTCCCCGTACGCCGCGACGTCCACCTGCGCGGCCAGGGTCTGGCCCCACTCGAGGTGCACGCGATAGAGACGCTGCTCCCCTTCGTGGACCGTGCTGGTCCAGGTGCCGGACTCCAGCAGCGGCGCGTCGAAGGACGTGCTGCCCTCCACGTCGCCCCGGTCCTCCCCGGTTCCGGGAGCCCGGAACGGCGGCTCGGCCTCGGGCACCTCGGGAAGCTCTTGGTCGGGGTTGGTGAGTGGGCTCTCCTCCACGATCTTGATGGTCATCGGCAGGTCGGAGTCACTCGCGCGTGGTGACGTCGTGGGACCGACCTCGAAGCGGATGACCTCGTCGGTGAGGCAGGGCGAGTTGCGGTCGCCGAACGCCTCGGGTCCGACCTCCAGGTCGGCACCGACCGCCGACCAGGCGTCGTCGGAGTGGGCCGAGGCGGTGTCGCTGCCGCAGGAGGTCCCGTCCTGGGCGAACGCCTCGACCTTGAGCGTCTCACCGGGCTCCCCCGGGGTCGCGGTGACCGAGACGTGCACCGAGGTGTCACCGTCGGTACGCCGGTAGGCGAACTGCCGGGGCAGCGACTCGCCCCGGTCCATCGTGAAGCTCCACAGACCGGCCTCCACCATCACCGGGTTGCCACCGTCGGTGCTGGTCCCCGTCGGGGTGCCGCCCAGGTCGATCGGGTTGCCGCCGTCGTCGGAATCCGCGTGGGCACCGGGTGAGAGGGCCACCACGACGACCAACGCCAACGCGGCTGCTCGGCGTACGACGGGGCCCGGGATCGACGTCACGAGCGCACCCTACCCAGCACGGATCAGAAGTCACCCGACGCCTGGCGCACCGGGCGCAGCAGGTCCGAGAGGCGGGCCAGTGAGTCGTCGTCCATCGAGTCGAGGGCGAAGCCGTGGCTGGTCAGGTCGACGGTGGCCGCCTCCACCACGGCGCGCCCCGACTCGGTGATCTCGGCCAGGACGGTGCGCCCGTCGTCGGGGTGGCGCCGTCGGACGACGTGGCCGGAGTCGACCAGGCGACCGATGATGGAGGTGATCGAGGTCGGGTGCACCTGCAGCCGCTCCCCCATCTTGCCCAGTGGCAGCGAGCCCCGGGACGAGAAGACCAGCAGCACCAGCGCTTCGTAGCGGGCGAACGTCAGGCCGTGCGGCTTGAGCAGCGCGTCGAGGCGTCCGAGCACGAGCTGGTGCACCCGCATCAAGGAGGTCACCGCATGCATCGCGGTCGCGTTGTCCCAACGCTGTGCCCACTGGCGCGCGGCCTCGTCGATCGGGTCGAAGTCGAGGGTCATGGGTGTGTCGTGCCTCCTTGCCGCGACGCTCGCGACGGCCCGGACGTGAGAGACATACCCTAGTTGACCCGAGGTCCGCGCAGGCCCGAGCGCTGCACCACGCGCTGGATCGAGAGGTCGCGCTGGTCGGGCCTGCCGACGTAGCGGATGTCACGCAGGCCCTGCTCCTGCGCGGCCGACTCGAAGACGAAGTGCCCGAAGCCCAGCAGCCGACCGTGGAAGGGCTTGACGACGGTGATGTCGAGGATGCGGCTCAAGGGCATCGTCGCGAGGTGCTGGCTGAGCACGCCGTTGACCCGGAACACCCGCATGTTGGTGATCACGAACCGGTCCCGGAAGTTGGCCAGGACCTTCCACCCGGCGTGTCCGAGCAGGGCGAACGCCAGCAGGAACGGGAACCAGGCGAGGTCGAGGTCGACGAACGGGAAGACCACCAGCAGGGCGAGGGCCGCGGCGACCTCGAGGACCGGCAGCGCATAGACCAGCCAGTGGTGCATGACCTCGTCGACGATCACCTCGCCCTCGTCGCGGAGGAGGTGCTTGCGGATGTTCGGGTCCGTGAGGGCCCTGACCAAGCCCATGCCGCCCTAGAACAGCTCGTTGAGGAAGCGGATCGTCGCGTCGAAGAGCTGCGTGGTCAGCGACCAGCCTTCACCTGCTCCGGCGCTGGCCAGCTCGGCCAGTCCACTCGGGTCCTTGAACATGTAGAACCCGACGAAGAGGATGACGACGGCGAGCACGCCTTTCTTGGCGTTCATCTCAATCTCCATCCGTGGGGGGAAGTGTTCGGGGCATGGCTCTGCTGGCGCCTGAACGCATGCCCGACCATTGTGGCAATTCTCGCCGCGAGAGTCCCGGAGGCGCGCCCGGGCGCCGGCGATTCCGCGCATCGGGGCGATTCAGCCCAGATGTGTGCGCAGCAACGCCTCGGCGGCGGCCCACGGGTCGGTCTCCCCGCGCACCACCCGGTCAGCGAGGTCGTCGAGCTCGGTGTGCTGGCTGAGCCCGGTCCACCGCTTGCGCAGACCCGTCACCGCGATGGCCTCGATCTCGTCACGGGCACGGCGGGTACGCCGACGCAGCAGCTCGCCGTGCTCCTCCAGCCAGGCGTGGTGTGCTTCGATCTCCAAGGCGACCTCGGCCACTCCCTCGCCGTTCTGGGCGGTGGTCATCAGGATCGGCGGCTTCCAGGCGTCGTCGGCGCGTTGCGACAGGGCGAGGGCCCCTCGCAGGTCACGACGGACCGTGGTGGCACCCTCGCGATCGGCCTTGTTGATGACGTAGAGGTCGCCGATCTCGAGGATCCCGGCCTTGGCGGCCTGGATGCCGTCACCCATCCCGGGAGCGAGCAGGACGATGGTGGTGTCGGCCAGGCCGGCGATCTCGACCTCGCTCTGACCGACACCGACCGTCTCGATGATGACCACGTCGTAGCCGGCGGCATCCAGCACCCGGATGGCCTGCGGGGTGCTCCAGGCCAGCCCGCCGAGGTGACCGCGCGAGGCCATGGACCGGATGAACACGTCCTTGTCGAGGGCGTGGTCGCCCATCCGCACCCGGTCGCCGAGGAGCGCGCCACCCGAGAACGGCGACGACGGGTCGATGGCCAGGACGCCGACCCGATGCCCCTGCGCCCGCAGCTCGGTCACCAGCGCGTTCGTGGAGGTCGACTTGCCCACCCCGGGCGAGCCGGTGATGCCGACGATGCGCGCCCGGCCGGCGAACGGCGCCAGCTGGGCCATCACCTCGGGCAGCAGCGGCGACTCGTCCTCGACCAGCGAGATCAACCGGCCGACCGACCGGATGTCGCCGGCGCGCGCCCTGTCAACGAGGTCGGGAACGGCGACGGCCGACCGACCCCTGGGTCGGTCGGCCGTCGCTGCGTTCTGCTCGGTGGCCAAATCAGGCCTTCGCGGGGACCTTGACGATCAGGGCATCGCCCTGGCCGCCGCCGCCGCACAGGGCGGCCGCGCCGGTGCCACCGCCCCGACGCTGGAGCTCCAGCGCCAGGTGCAGCACGATGCGGGCACCCGACATGCCGACGGGGTGACCGATGGCGATGGCGCCACCGTTGACGTTGACCTTGTCCTGGTCGACGCCGAGCTGGCGGGCGGACTCGATGCCGACGGCGGCAAAGGCCTCGTTGAGCTCGAACAGGTCGATGTCGGAGACCGCGATGCCTTCCTTCTCGGCTGCCTTCGCGATGGCGTTGGCCGGCTGCAGCTGCAGCGTCGAGTCGGGGCCGGCGACCTGGCCGCTGGCACCGATCTCGGCGAGCCACTCGATGCCGAGCTCCTCGGCCTTGGCCTTGCTCATCACGACGACGGCGGCAGCACCGTCGGAGATCTGCGAGGACGAGCCGGCGGTGATCGTGCCGGACTTGTCGAAGGCGGGACGCAGGCCGCCCAGCGACTCGGCCGTGGTGTCGCCGCGGATGCCCTCGTCCTGGCTGACGATGACGTCGCCCTTGCGCGAGGAGATCGTGACCGGCACGACCTCGTCGTCGAAGACGCCGTTCTTCCAGGCAGTCGCGGCCAGCTGGTGGGAGCGCGCCGAGAACTCGTCCTGCTCCTCACGGCTGAGCTTGGTGCCGACCGCGTTGCACGACTCGGTCAGGTTGCCCATCGGCTGGTTCGTGAACTGGTCGTAGAGGGCGTCGTAGGCCATCGAGTCGACCAGCGACACGTCGCCGTACTTGAACCCCTCGCGGGACTTGGGCAGCACGTGGGGCGCGTTGGTCATCGACTCCATGCCGCCGGCGACCACGATGTCGTGCTCACCGGCACGGATCAGCTGGTCGGCCATCGCGATGGCGTTGATGCCGGAGAGGCACACCTTGTTGATGGTGATCGCAGGGACGTTCATCGGGATGCCGCCCTTGACTGCTGCCTGGCGTGCGGTGATCTGGCCGGCACCGGCCTGGATGACGTGGCCCATGATCACGTAGTCGACCTGGTCGCCGGCGACGCCGGACTTCTCCAGGGCGCCCTTGATGGCGACGCCACCGAGGTCGGCGGCGCTCAGGCTCTTGAGGCCACCGAGAAGGCGACCGACCGGGGTACGGGCCCCAGCGACGATGACGGATCCGCCGGACGTGGACGACATGGGGGTTCCTCCTGCAGTTTCACGAATGGAATGCTTTCGAGCCTAACCCCGCGGTCGTATCGAGCAACACGTGTCCCGGATGTGGACGTCATCACTCAGGTTCGGGCGGACGTTGGACGATGGGGCCATGACCGCACCTCTCGACATTCCTGAGCACCTGTTCACCGCCATCGACCACGTCGGCATCGCCGTCCCCGACCTCGATGTCGCCATGGCCTTCTACCGGGACGCGTTCGGCCTGACCGTCGTCCACGAGGAGATCAACGAGGAGCAGGGGGTCCGCGAGGCGATGGTCGCCGTCGGCGACTCGGACGCCCGCATCCAGCTGCTGGCTCCGCTCAACGCGGAGTCCACGATCGCGAAGTTCATCGAGCGCTCGGGCCCGGGCATCCAGCAGTTGGCCTACCGGGTCACCGATGTCGAGCAGGTCAGTGCCGTGCTCAAGGAGCGGGGCCTGCGCCTTCTCTACCCCGAGCCCAAGCGCGGCACGTCGAACTCGCGCGTCAACTTCATTCACCCCAAGGATGCCGGCGGGGTTCTCGTCGAGCTGGTCGAGCCGGCCGCGGACGGACACGCCTGAGACCTCCGTCTCATCCCCCACCACGGCCGGCTACCGGCCGGTACGTTGTGCCCAATCACCACGCAACTGAACTGATCAGGGAGTTCCTCCGTGCAGCAGATTCTTGACGCAATCCTCGCCGGCGACACCGCCTCCGAGGACTTCGCCAACCTCGACCTTCCCGAGTCCTACAAGGCCGTGACCGTCCACAAGGACGAGGTCGGCATGTTCGAGGGCCTCACCACCAAGGAGAAGGACCCTCGCAAGTCCCTCCACGTGGAGGACGTCGCCCTTCCCGAGCTCGGCCCCGGCGAGGCGTACGTCGCGGTGATGGCGTCGGCGATCAACTACAACACCGTGTGGACCTCGATCTTCGAGCCGGTCTCGACCTTCGGCTTCCTCGAGCGCTACGGCCGCCTCTCGCCGCTGACCAAGCGCCACGACCTGCCCTACCACGTGGTCGGCTCCGACCTGTCCGGCGTCGTGCTGAAGACCGGCCCCGGCGTGACCAAGTGGAACCCCGGTGACCGGGTGGTCGCGCACTGTCTCTCGGTGGAGATGGAGAGCGCCGACGGCTACAACGACGCGATGCTCGACCCCGAGCAGCGCATCTGGGGCTTCGAGACCAACTTCGGCGGCCTGGCCGAGATCGCGCTGGTCAAGTCCAACCAGCTGATGCCCAAGGCCGAGCACCTCACCTGGGAGGAAGCCGCCTCCCCCGGCCTGGTGAACTCCACGGCCTACCGTCAGCTCGTGTCCCGCAACGGTGGTGGGATGAAGCAGGGTGACAACGTGCTGATCTGGGGTGCCTCCGGCGGTCTCGGTGGTTTCGCCACGCAGTACGCGCTCAACGGTGGCGCGAACCCGATCTGTGTCGTCTCCAACGAGGAGAAGGCCGAGATCTGCCGGAAGATGGGCGCCGAGCTCATCATCAACCGCTCCGAGGAGCAGTGGCAGTTCTGGAACGACGAGGGCACCGAGCAGAACCCCAAGGAGTGGCTGCGCCTGGGCAAGAAGATCCGTGAGCTCACCGGTGGCGAGGACATCGACATCGTCTTCGAGCACCCCGGCCGCGAGACCTTCGGCGCCTCCGTGTTCGTGACCCGCAAGGGCGGGACCATCACCACCTGCGCGTCGACGACGGGGTACATGCACGAGTACGACAACCGCTACCTGTGGATGAACCTGAAGCGCATCGTCTCCTCGCACTTCGCCAACTACCGCGAGTCGTGGGAGGCCAACCGCCTCATCGCGCAGGGCAAGATCCACCCGACGCTGTCGCGCACCTACGCGCTCGACGAGGTCGGCCAGGCCACCCTCGACATGCACCAGAACAAGCACCAGGGCAAGGTCGGCGTGCTCGCCCTCGCCCCGGAGGCCGGGCTCGGGGTGCTCAACAACGAGCTGCGTGAGAAGCACATCGACCAGATCAACGCCTTCCGCGGCGTCTGACCTGACCCAAATCACACCCCGGTTCGCACAAGTTGTGCGAGCCGGGGTGTGTTTGTTTCGTCCATCCGCAACACTGGGTGATGCAACCGGGACGCACGTTCGAGAATTGACGAGGGAACACACAGATGAGTGACGACGGCCTGTCCATCTTCGATGAGGAACCGACCACTGGAGGAGGCACCAAGGGAGCTGACGACGCCACCCAGGTGATGCCCGCGGTCAAGGACGAACCCAAGCCGACCCGGGAACCCAGCTCCTCGGCCACGAAGCAGTCGCCGGCCGCGAGGCCGACCCGTCCCGCCGCCCAGTCCGCGGCCCAGCCCACGACTCGCCCCTCGACGCAGTCGCAGGGCCAGTCGACGGCCCGGCCCGCAGCCCCGGCCGCACCGTCCACCAACCACTCGGCCGCTGCCCCCGCGCCACGGGTCGCTGCCGCCTCCGCTCCGCGACCCGGCCAGCAGACCCAGCTGCCCACCCTGCCCGTCGTGCGACGCAACGGCTACGACAAGGACGCCGTCGACCGGTTGCTCTCGCAGCTGACCAACGAGAAGGCCGGGCTGGGCAACAGCCTGAGCGCCTCCGAGAAGCGCGTCATCGAGCTCGAGTCCGAGGCCGCCGACCTGCGCAAGCAGGTCGCCGAGGTGGAGACCCCGTCCTACGCCGGCCTCGGTGGCCGTGCCAACGAGCTGCTCCGCCTCGCCGAGGAGGAGGCCGAGGACATCCGGCTGCAGGCGGTCAGGGAGGCAACCGAGATCCGGGCCCAGGCGAGCAAGGACGCCAAGGCGATCCGCGCCGATGCCACCCGCGAGGCCGAGGACATGCGGGTGGTCCAGCTCAACGAGCTGGAGGAGCAGCGTGCCCGGCTGATCGCCGATGCCGAGCAGGAGCGCGCCCTGGCCCGCAACGAGGCCAACGACCTGCGCGCAGCAGCCAAGCGTGAGGCCGACCAGCTGCGCCTGGCTGCCGAGCAGGAGAGCAACGACGCGAAGGTCAGCGCTGCCCGTGAGGCCGAGAAGTCCCGGGCCGCCGCCGACCGCGAGGTCCAGGAGGCTCGCCGCACGCTCGCTGTCGAGAAGGAGCGCCTGGCCAAGGAAGCGGCTGACCACCACTCCAACGCCACCGCCGAGACCCGTCGCCTGGTCGAGGAGGCCGAGCAGCGCGCCGCCGCTGCCGAGGAACGTGCCACGGAGGCGATGGGCCAGGCCACCACCCACCGGCAGCAGGCCCAGTCCGAGTCCGACGCCCTGCTCACCCGTGCCCGCCGCGAGGCCGAGCAGATCGTCGCCTCGGCCCGCAGCCAGGCCGAGAGCCTCACGGCCTCGGGCCAGGCCGATGCTGACCGTGAGCTGGCCGCCGTCCGTGCCGAGGTCGACCGGATGACCAAGCGGCGTGACGCGATCACCGCACAGCTGGGTGCCCTGCGTGACGTGGTCGCCGGCTTCGGCGACGACTGAGCGAGCAGATGAGTGAGCGCGGTGGGCAGTCACCCGAGCCGAGCGTGGCGCCGTCGGCGGACGGCGCACTCGACGAGGCCGCCGACGATGCGGAACGCTCTGCCGGTGGGGCCGGCGATGGCACCGAGCACCCGGAGGAGGGCGTGGACTCGGCGCCCGACCACCACGACGACGGCCTCGGGCAGCCCGGGCCACCCATCAACCACTCGCCCTACTACATCGGCTTCTTCGGCGGCCTGGGTGCACTGACCGCATTCTGGTTGGGCCAGCAGGTCCTCTCGATCAGCGGCGTCCTGGTCCTGATCGTGGTCTCGATGTTCCTGGCCGCCGGGCTCAACCCGCTCGTCGAGTGGCTGATCCGACGTGGCCTCCCGCGCTCCGTCTCGGTGATCGCGGTCATCGTCCTCGTCCTCGGTGCCCTCGCCCTGTTCCTGTCGGCCATCGTGCCGGTGATCACCGAGCAGGTGGCAGCACTCACCAAGAACGCCCCCGGCTGGCTCGACATGCTGCTCGAGAACAAGCGGGTCCAGGAGTGGAACGCCGACTACGACCTGATCGGCAAGGCCAAGGAGTACATCGAGGACGGCGACCTTGCCCAGAAGGCGTTCGGCGGCGTGCTCGGCTTCGGGGTGGCCGTGCTCTCGGCACTGGCCAACACCTTCATCGTCGTGGTACTGACGCTCTACTTCCTGGCCTCGCTGCCCGCCACCAAGAAGGCGATCTACCAGCTCGCGCCGGCCTCCCGCCGCCCCCGCGTCACGGCGCTGGGTGACGAGGTGCTGCGTGGCATCGGCGGCTACGTCTCGGGCGCCTTCGTCGTGGCTGTCTGTGCCGGGCTCACCTCGCTGGTGTTCCTCTTCGTCGTCGGCCTCGGGGAGTACGCCGTCGCCCTGGCGTTCGTGGTGGCCCTGCTCGACGTCATCCCGATGATCGGCGCCACCATCGGCGCCGTGATCGTGACCCTGATCGGCTTTGCCACCGACCCCAAGATCGGGGTGGCCTGCCTGATCTTCTACGTGGTCTACCAGCAGGTCGAGAACTACGCGATCTACCCCAAGGTGATGTCACGCTCGGTGGACATCCCGGGTGCAGTGATCGTCATCGCGGCGCTCGTCGGCGGTGGCCTCATGGGCGTCCTCGGCGCCCTCATGGCCGTCCCGACCGCCGCCGCCATCCTGCTGCTGACCCGCGAGGTCTTCATCCGGCGCCAGGACCACCGCTGACCCCTGCCCCTTCCGGGTGCCGGGGCGAGCTTCGCGTCGCGCTCCGACCTCAGGCGGCGTGCACGGCGTCGCCGGCGTTCGGGAAGTCGGGCGCGCGGGGCTCCCCCAGCTTGACGATGACCACGCCCGCCAGCAGGAAGACCCCGCCGACCAGCTGGATCCAGCGAGGCAGCTCGTCCAGCAGCAGCCACGCGAAACCGAGTGCCGCGACCACCTCGGTCAGCGCGACGAACGACGCCAGCCGTGACCCCAGGCGGCGCCCGGCCGCGATGCCGGTGGTGTAGGCCAGCGCCGCGGTCACCAGGCCCAGCAGCACGAGCGGGACCCACCACGTGACGCGCGCCCCGGCGTACGCCGCGTCGGTGGTCGACGCCGCCATCGGGACCAGTCGGAGCAGGCCGGCCACACCGAGGACGACGGTGCCGACCGTGAGGCCCCCGGCGGCCAGCACGAGCGGCGGCAGGCCGTTGTCCTCGTCCGCGGAGAGCACGAAGTAGGTCGCGGCCCCGACCATCGCGCCCAGCGCCCACAGCACGCCGACCACGCTGAGGGAGGCGCCGGAGACGATGTCGAGCACCAGGAGCAGGCCCACTGCGGCGACCAGCGCTCCGAGCAGCGTGAGCCGCCCCGGGGTGTGGCCGTGCCTCAACCACATCCAGACCACGACCGCCACCGGTGCGGTGTACTCGATCAGCAGCGCCACACCGACCTGCATGTGGGCCACCGCGTAGAAGTAGCAGAGCTGGCACCCGGCGACCGCCACCACACCGTACGCCGTGATCAGGAACGTGTTGCGGCGCACGAGGGCCCAGCGACCGCGCAGCACGACCAGGGCCGGGACGAGCAGGACCAGTGCAGCGAGGCCGATGCGCACGGTCACCGCGGCCCCGGCCGACCAGCCGGAGTCGAGCAGACCCCGCGCGAGCGAGCCGGAGAGGCCGAAGGAGGCGGCGGAGGCGAGGGCGAAGATCAGGCCCGAGCCGGTCCGCGACGACGACACCACCGCCGCGTCATGTGTCACTGTCGTCATGACAGATGACACTACGAGTCCGCCATGTAAGGTGTCAACATGTCATTCACTCATGACACCGAGCTGTCGCTCCAGGCTGCGGTCGCCCTCGTGAACAGCGCTGTCGACGCCGACACCATGACGACGATCGATGAAGCAGACGCGTTCTGGAGCACGTGGGACTACACGGGTCGCCGCGACCGCACCGGCGCCGAGCTGCAGGCCGTCCGCGAGCTCCGGCCCGTCCTGCGCACCCTGCTCACCAGCGAGCGCGATCGGACGGTCGAGCTGGTCAACGCGCACCTCGCCGACGCGCGGGCCCTCCCCCAGCTCGTCCGGCACGACGAGTGGGACTGGCACCTGCACGCCACCTCGCCCGAGCAGCCGTGGGCCACCAGGATCCTGGTGGAGACGGCGATGGCGATGATCGACGTGATCCGCGGCGACGAGCTGTCCCGCATGGGGATCTGTGCCGACACCGACTGCGAGGGTCTCGTGCTCGACCTCTCTCGCAACCGGTCCCGCCGGTTCTGCTCCACCGCCTGCACCAATCGCGCCGCCGTGGCCGCCTATCGTGCCCGCCGGGCCGACACTCCCTGACTCACCCGGCCTGATCCCGACGCGCGCGCCGATGGTCCCTCACGTGGCGCAGCTGACGCCGTCCGGCTCGGATGGGAGGCATTGGGGCCCTCGGGTCAGGGCGCAGCGAGGAACCGCTCCAGCACCTGCTGGAAGACCTCGGGCTGTTGCGAGTGCACCCAGTGGCCCGCCTTCTTGATGGTGATCCGCGACGTCCGCGGGAACCAGCGCACCATCGCCTCCGCGTGGTCGTCGGTGATGTAGGCCGACTCGGTGCCCGCGATCCACAGCACCTTGCCGTCGTACGCCGGCACGCCCTCGAGCTGGTCCTCGGGCCAACGCCCCAGGACGGCGTTCTCGTGGCCGAGGAGCTCGAGGTTGGGTTGCCAGCGCCAGCCCGCGTCGTCGTGGCGCAGGTTCTGCAGCAGGAAGCTGCGCACCGTGCGGTTCGGCACCGCCTCGAACAATGCTGCGTCCGCGTCCGAGCGGCGCTGCAGCGCGTCGAGGTCCATCGCCTGCATCGCCTTGATGTAGCCGGCGAACTCACTGGTGCTCGGGTAGGTCACGGGCGCGATGTCGACCACGACGAGTCGCTCGACCAGGTCGGGGTGGCGCAGGGCGAGGACCATCGCGATCTTGCCGCCCATCGAGTGTCCGACCAGGCGGACCGGGTCGTCGGCGGAGAAGAGCTCGGCCAGCTGGTCGGCGAACGCGATGTAGTCGAGGTGCTCGGTCCAGCCCGAGCGGCCGTGGTTGGGCATGTCGACCAGCGTCACCCGATGGTTGCCGGCCAGCTGCTTGGCGGCATGCGTCCAGTTCTTGCCCTGGCCGAAGAGGCCGTGGAAGAACACCACGCGTGGGCCGGCGTCACCCAGCTCGGTCAGGTGGAGGTCGCTGGAGGTCACGTCCGACATTGTGCCTGTTGCTCCCGGCGCGCCGGGCGTGGGTAGGGTGAGCGACGCCTCGGCGTGGCCCCTGCTCAGGCCCTCGCCCAGGGCCGACACCGATCAACTCCCGGGAGCCTGCATGCGCCGATCGATCCGCACCCTCGTCGCCGGCAGCGCCTGCGCGGTCCTCATCACCGCCTGCGGCACGGACGAGGCGGACGACGGCGGCACGGCCGATGCCTGGCGGCCGGATCCGGCCGTGCCCACCGAGGTCGGCCCGGACGGGTTCACCCCGCCGGACGCGGTGCTCTCCCCCGGCGACACCGCCTCAGTGCCGTGGCTCAAGGAGGGGAGCTTCGACGCCCCGGACGTGACCGGAGCCCTCGAGGTGACCGTCACTGACGACCCCATCGCGGGCTCGATGGACGACCTGCCCACGGACAGCCCCTTCGCAGATGAGCGGGAGGGGACGCCCTACTACGTCACGTTCACGGTCAAGAACGTCGGGAAGACCTCCCTCGAGGGCCTCCTCGTCCGCCTGACCGGCGTCGACGTCGAGGGCGCCGATCTGGACTCCTCGGCCTTGTCCGAGCTGGCCGAGTGCCCCGGCGGGATTCCGCTGAGCTTTGCTCCCGGGGAGTCGGCGACGGCCTGCTCGGTGGTCTTCGTCGAGGACGCCGCGCTTGCCGCCGTGGGCTATGAGGGGGCCGCCGACTACGAGGACGACCCGGCGCTGTGGGACCTCACCTGACCTGCATCCGCCCCTCGTCCGACTCCCGCCGGTCATTCACTGGCGGCGGCCCCCCCGGGTCCGGCACAGTGGACGGATGACCGAGTCCGCAGCCGACTGGCACGCCCGAGTCCATGCCCGCCTGGCCAGTGACGGCCCCCGCGAGGCCCCCTGGACCTCCTGGCCGACGTGGCCCTTCGAGGAGGACACCCTCACACCCCGTCCACTCGAGCCACTCGGTGACGAGCAGCCCCGACGTGGAGCAGGCGGGATCGACTGCGAGCAGTGCTCGCGCAGCGACGACCCGTCCTACATCTTCTGGCGCGACGACCTGATGATGCTGGGCGCGCCGTTCGAGCCGACATCACTCCCGTTCGTCGCGTTCCCGATGCCCCGTCGCCACGGCGACCTGAGCGACCTGACACCCGACGAGGCGGCCCGGATGGGGCAGCTGACGGTGGCCGTCGAGCGGGCCGCGTGCGAGGTGCTCGACATACCACGGCTCCAGGTCTTCCGGTGGGGCGACGGCACGGAACACCTGCACTGGTGGCTGATGGCCCGACCGACCGGCACCAACCAGCTCCGCGGCACCTTCCTGCCCCTGTGGGACGACCTGCTGCCCATGCGTGAGCAGTCCGCTCTGCGCGCGGACCTCGACGCGGTCGCCGTACGCCTGGTCGACCTGGCGGGTGGCGAGACTCCCTGAGCCACGATCGATCGTGCGTCGCCTGCGATGGCAGACAGTTCCTGACCGCAATCTGCG
Coding sequences within:
- a CDS encoding PH domain-containing protein — translated: MGLVRALTDPNIRKHLLRDEGEVIVDEVMHHWLVYALPVLEVAAALALLVVFPFVDLDLAWFPFLLAFALLGHAGWKVLANFRDRFVITNMRVFRVNGVLSQHLATMPLSRILDITVVKPFHGRLLGFGHFVFESAAQEQGLRDIRYVGRPDQRDLSIQRVVQRSGLRGPRVN
- the meaB gene encoding methylmalonyl Co-A mutase-associated GTPase MeaB, whose amino-acid sequence is MATEQNAATADRPRGRSAVAVPDLVDRARAGDIRSVGRLISLVEDESPLLPEVMAQLAPFAGRARIVGITGSPGVGKSTSTNALVTELRAQGHRVGVLAIDPSSPFSGGALLGDRVRMGDHALDKDVFIRSMASRGHLGGLAWSTPQAIRVLDAAGYDVVIIETVGVGQSEVEIAGLADTTIVLLAPGMGDGIQAAKAGILEIGDLYVINKADREGATTVRRDLRGALALSQRADDAWKPPILMTTAQNGEGVAEVALEIEAHHAWLEEHGELLRRRTRRARDEIEAIAVTGLRKRWTGLSQHTELDDLADRVVRGETDPWAAAEALLRTHLG
- the mce gene encoding methylmalonyl-CoA epimerase encodes the protein MTAPLDIPEHLFTAIDHVGIAVPDLDVAMAFYRDAFGLTVVHEEINEEQGVREAMVAVGDSDARIQLLAPLNAESTIAKFIERSGPGIQQLAYRVTDVEQVSAVLKERGLRLLYPEPKRGTSNSRVNFIHPKDAGGVLVELVEPAADGHA
- the ccrA gene encoding crotonyl-CoA carboxylase/reductase encodes the protein MQQILDAILAGDTASEDFANLDLPESYKAVTVHKDEVGMFEGLTTKEKDPRKSLHVEDVALPELGPGEAYVAVMASAINYNTVWTSIFEPVSTFGFLERYGRLSPLTKRHDLPYHVVGSDLSGVVLKTGPGVTKWNPGDRVVAHCLSVEMESADGYNDAMLDPEQRIWGFETNFGGLAEIALVKSNQLMPKAEHLTWEEAASPGLVNSTAYRQLVSRNGGGMKQGDNVLIWGASGGLGGFATQYALNGGANPICVVSNEEKAEICRKMGAELIINRSEEQWQFWNDEGTEQNPKEWLRLGKKIRELTGGEDIDIVFEHPGRETFGASVFVTRKGGTITTCASTTGYMHEYDNRYLWMNLKRIVSSHFANYRESWEANRLIAQGKIHPTLSRTYALDEVGQATLDMHQNKHQGKVGVLALAPEAGLGVLNNELREKHIDQINAFRGV
- a CDS encoding acetyl-CoA C-acetyltransferase; this translates as MSSTSGGSVIVAGARTPVGRLLGGLKSLSAADLGGVAIKGALEKSGVAGDQVDYVIMGHVIQAGAGQITARQAAVKGGIPMNVPAITINKVCLSGINAIAMADQLIRAGEHDIVVAGGMESMTNAPHVLPKSREGFKYGDVSLVDSMAYDALYDQFTNQPMGNLTESCNAVGTKLSREEQDEFSARSHQLAATAWKNGVFDDEVVPVTISSRKGDVIVSQDEGIRGDTTAESLGGLRPAFDKSGTITAGSSSQISDGAAAVVVMSKAKAEELGIEWLAEIGASGQVAGPDSTLQLQPANAIAKAAEKEGIAVSDIDLFELNEAFAAVGIESARQLGVDQDKVNVNGGAIAIGHPVGMSGARIVLHLALELQRRGGGTGAAALCGGGGQGDALIVKVPAKA
- a CDS encoding MarR family transcriptional regulator, which codes for MTLDFDPIDEAARQWAQRWDNATAMHAVTSLMRVHQLVLGRLDALLKPHGLTFARYEALVLLVFSSRGSLPLGKMGERLQVHPTSITSIIGRLVDSGHVVRRRHPDDGRTVLAEITESGRAVVEAATVDLTSHGFALDSMDDDSLARLSDLLRPVRQASGDF